The Undibacterium cyanobacteriorum genomic sequence CAGAGTTGCGCGGATGCCTTCGCTCATCATTAATACTACGGTAAAAACGAAAACCACAAGAGCCATGCCGCCGGCAGTGAGGAGGGTGGTGACGCGCCGCACCCACAAATTACGCGCCACGTAGGAAAGAGGGATCGCCTTCATGCTACGTGCATCAAACCGTTGACGATGTCGATGCGCGACATTTTCCACGCAGGCCAAGCCGCGGCGACGACGCCGACCACTAAGCACGCGAGAACCTGCAAAGCCATCGTGGTTTCAGAGACCACGAATACCGGGAACAAAGTACCTACCGCTTTGGCAAATCCTGCGGCAATCGGTAAGGTCAAGAGCATGCCCGCGCCGCCGCCAATCAGGGCAATCACCAAACTCTCGCCAAATAAAAGTTTGACCACAAAGCTCGGTGAGAATCCTAAGGCTTTGAGGGTTGCGTATTCGGCTAATCGCTCGCGTGCCGTCATACTCATGGTATTGGCCATGACCGCCATGATGATAATGATGATGACATAGGAGACTGCATTCACAGCGACTAAAATCGCTTCACTCATGGACACGAAACCGAGCTGGAAGGCTTTTTCGGTTTCGGTCAATGTCTCTGCTAAAGAATTTTTGAACTGCTGATCGATGCGTTCTGAAATGAGGGGGGCGTTGTCGGGCTCGTTAATGCGCACGATATACACGCCGACAAAATCGGTACTGCGTTTCAAACGTTTTTTGGTGGTCTCGGTCAAATATTGCCAATGAAAAAGCATTTGCGATTCATCAGTTTTGGCATCCGCGCCGTCCCATATGCCGCGTAAAGTGAAAGTCCACGTGCCTGGATAAATGGTGCCGCGCAGTGGAATTTGATCACCGATTTTCCAGCCATATTGCTCCGCTAATTTGCGCCCCACGATACAGCCTTGTCGATCTAGGATAAAAGCTTTTTTCTCCTCATCAGACAAAATGTATTCAGGATAGAGCGCCAGATAGCTAGCGGGTTCGACGGCAAATTGCGGGAAAAAATTACGCTCAGTGATATACACACCGCCAAACCAATTCGACCAACTCACACCAGTCACGCCTTCGACATTGCGCAAACGCTCGGCGTAGTTCAGCGGCAAGGGGAAGGTGAGGGAGATCGAATTCCTCGTCACCAAGCGTACACTGGAGGTGCCTTCGACGCCGGCATACCAAGCGTCGATAATGGTTCGCAACAAGCCAAAAGCGCAGATGGCAACCACCAGACCGACCATGGTTAAAATGGTGCGGAGGCGATGGCGAAATGCGTTCTTGAGTAGGAGCCGAAACAGGAACATAAAAGTCTATTGGGATTAGAGATGATCGGCCGGCATGACCTTGGCATCTTCATCGACCAGCACCCCTTTTTCGAGATGCACCATGCGCCCAGCGCGCGCTGCGGCTTTTGGATCGTGCGTGACCATAATGATGGTTTTGCCGAGATCGCGTTGCAATTGGTCGAGCAAATCGAGGACCTCTTCCGCGGTGTGACGGTCTAAGTCGCCGGTAGGTTCATCGGCGACGATTAGCGTTGGGTCAGTCACCAAGGCACGCGCGATCGCGACACGTTGTTGTTGGCCACCCGAGAGCTCGTTCGGGTAGTGATCCATGCGGTCGGTCAGTTTGACCATTTCCAAGGCAGCTTGCACATGCGCCTTACGTTGGCTGCGACTCAGATTGGTCAGCAAAAGTGGAAGCTCCACATTTTCGAAAGCGGTGAGGACCGGCATCAGGTTATAAAACTGAAAGATGAAACCGACATTCGAGGCCCGCCAATCCGCCAGTTGCGCTTCATTTAGACGCGCGATATTAATGCCGCCGATTTCGATTTCACCACCACTTGGTTTGTCGATACCGGCAACGAGATTCAGCAAGGTACTCTTGCCAGATCCCGACGGTCCCATTAGAGACAAGAACTCGGCATGGGCAATTTCGAGATTCACGTCGCTCAGGACATTGATTGCCTGTCCGCCACGGAAATAAGTTTTGCTCAAATTACGGATACGAATCACCGGCACATCGTGTTCGTTACCGCTCAGGCTCGCTGTTGACGTACTCATTTGCTGACGACCGTAATTTTGGTTCCGGCTTCGAGCTTCGCATCGGGATTCAAAACCAGTTTGTCACCTGATTTGAGCTCGCCCGTAATTTCGATATTTTCACCAATCTTTCGACCTGGCGTAATGTTCAATATTTCGACGCTATCGTCCTTCATGCGGAAGACGACTTTTTTGCCTTGGCGCTCGACAATCGCTTTGGGATTGACTGTCAATACGGCTTTTTGATCAGCATCGGTCGCGGCTTGAGACAGGATCGTCACTTTGGCACTCATTTCCGGCAAGATGCGTGGGTCGAGTTTTTCAAAACGAATCTTGGTCATGACGGTTGCTTTGGCACGATCCACGGTCGGCACGATGCCGGCCACCGTGCCACGGAAGCGGGAATCTGGCAGAGCGTCTAGCGTGATCTCTACTGGCATGCCGATTTTTGCTTTGGCTAAGTTACTCTCGGAAACGTCAGCTTCGACTTCCAAAGTACTCATGTCGGCCATCGTCACAACTGCGCCTTGCGCACCGGCGGCACTGGAAAACGGTGTGATGATGTCGCCGATATTGGCATTTTTCACTAGCACCACGCCATCGAAAGGCGCCCGAATTTCAGTGAAGTCTTGGTTGACCTGTTGCACCTTCATTTGCGATTTCGCTACCGCGACACTGGCTTGTGCGCTCACCATGGCCGCTTTGGCTGCGTTCACACGCTTTTGGGCAGTGTCCATGGCTTGCGGTGAAATAAAGCCTTGCGCTTGCAAACCTTGTGCACGTTTCAAATCGGCTTCTGCATTGACTAATTCAATATTGGCTTGGGCGACACCAGCCTCGGCTTGTTTCACGCTCGCTTGGACTGAGGCAATCGCCGCCTGCACGTCACTGGCATCCAGTTTGGCGATCACTTCTCCCTGTTTGACGTGACTACCTTCTCGTACATTCAACCAAATCAATCGTCCAGTTGCTTTGCTCGCCACTGCCGCGCGGCGTTGGGCGACCACATAACCAGAGGCCGTCAACTGTGCATATTGCTGTGAAGGGTAGGAGGTGACGACCGAGGTGCTTTGGACTTCCGATTTTCGCGGTTTGAGTGCAATCGCGCCAGCGATCAGGATTACGGCGATGGGTGCCGCGAATAAGAGCCAATTCTTCTTTTTCTGAAATTGCGGTGCTTGGCGGTCAATTTTAAGTTGTTGAAGCTTAGGGCTATTTGCGCTGGTGTTTGTCATGAGAAAAACCTGGCTGAGTCAAAGCGAAAAAGTGTACGGCAGCGATAAATTCTAGGAATTTGAGCGGCTTAAGTGCGTGATGATAGCTCAAAATACGCAGCTAGGCTTGACTGGTCAACCGACCATGGTCATTAATTTTGGGGACGTGGAATCGACGGATTGGCGGTGAGATCGACAATTGCAAACTTATTGACCGAGGCTCTTGAGTTGATTGGGATCCAAGAGCATTTCCTTCGCTAATTTATCTCCCACATAACGTGCAAAAATGCGCTCAAGTGTGCCATCTGCTTGCATTCCATTCAGAGCCGTTTGGAGCATTTGAACCGATTTTGGTGAGATCGTTCGCTTCGAAATATAAAGACCGGCGACAAAGGCATCGTTGGGATACCAATCACGTAACACGGTTGACTCGGGAAGTTGCTTTTGTCGAGAAAGATCAATGTAGCTCGTTGGAATAATTAAGATCCCGTGCACACGTTTTACTTGGAGCAGTTTAATCAGCGATGCAAAATCAGCGACTTCATAAATACGATTTTGGTGTCTGAGATTGGTCACAAAATCATTGTATTGACGGCCATGCTGAAAGCCTTTAATCACCGCCATCTTGAGGTTTTTGTTGGCCAAAAATCCTGCGGCAGTTTGTTCTTGTGCACTCAAACTAGTGCTGATCAGAGCGTAGTTGCGTGTGGAGAAATAAGGCACTGAAGTAGCCCATTCTTCGCGCTCGATGGTTTTGATGCCGGACATCGACATATCAAGGCTAGCTTCGCGAATTTGGCTCCAGATTCGTGCTTGTGATTCGACCCGTGGCTTAAACTGACAATTGGTTCGGAGAGCGAGGGCCTCCAAGATGTCTTGATCGATACCTGAAAATCGACCGTCAGGCAGGCGGTAAAAAAGGGCGCCGATTTCTAGTAAGCCAACCCGGATTTGCCCACATTCATGCTCAACTTCAAGTGTGGCCGACCACGATGTAGAACTGAAGCCCAAGCAGCTGGTAGCAACAAAAAGAAGAGTGCCAACACCCTTCCAAAAAAGGTGAGCTTTTGCAATGCGATGAGAGGGCTGTAGGTGGCGCATGGCATTAGACTATTGGAAGCCATGCGCCTTGGCAAGCGCTTTATGATAGAAGGCATTCGCTGTTGCAAACGAGCGAATGCCTTGCCGTTTAGTGCTTCACCTGGTTGGCTTCGGACGTGCCATCACTGAGGCTGTCGGTGGCGAAAAGCTGTGCACAGTCAACTTGATCGAAGGCATAGAGCTTGCCACAAAAATCACAGTTGATACTCAATGTGTTGAGTTCAGCGACGGCCGCATCGACCTCTTCGCGACCTAACATCTTGAGCATATTGCCAACTTTCTCACGGTTGCAATTGCAATGAAAGGCTGGGAACACCGGATCAAACACTCTGAGTGTTTCTTCCCAGAATAAGCGTGTCATCAGTGTTTGGATGTCGGTCGATAAAAGCTCTTCCTGTTTGAGCGTGCCGCCGAGCATCGCCGCCCGATTCCACGCCTCGGTTTCATCTTCGACACTGGCTTCGGTGCCACCATGCTTTGGTAGTTTTTGCAGTAGCAAGCCGCGCGCAACTTGGTCATCTGCCGCCAGCCATAATTTGGTGTCAAGCTGCTCTGAGCGCATCATATAGTTTTCGATAATCGTGGCGACTGATTCACCGTCCAGAGGCACGATACCTTGGTAAGCTTGCTGCCCCGGTAGTTTGTCATTCGGATCGAGAGTAATGACGAATCTGCCTTGACCATGGCTGTGCACAAGTTCAGTTAGACTCGCGTCATCAGCAATGACGGCATCCGGTGCAAGTTTTGCCGTAGCGCGCAGATTGAGAGAAGCATCGCATTCAACAACCAATAATCGTACCGGACCATCACCATGGATTTGCATAATCATGGTGCCATTAAATTTGAGATTGGCACTCAACAAAGTCGCTGCAGCCAATAGTTCACCCAAAATAGACTGGACCGCTTTGGGATACTGTTGGTACGACAAAATTTCTCGCCAAGTATTTGGCAACTCGACGAGTTCACCACGCACACCGGCGTGTTCAAACATAAATTTCTGAAGTTGGTCTTTCACGTGTTTCCTTTGCTTCTTTTTGCTGCTGTAAATCGAATGTGTTTCATAAAAATGCGCCAATGAGAACCCGGAAAAGGTGCTCTGTGCCATGCTCACAAAATTTGCAGATACTTTTCCTTTTTCAGAATGACGCTTCGGGTACAAGATCGCCGTCGTTCGTCTTAGCCTATGCGCTTAAGCTTGGTTTTGAAGTCTTGGCCGCGTTGCACGTAATTTGCTGCGTTGGCTTTGATGCCGGCCAAAGCTTCGGGCGTGAGTTCACGGACGACTTTTGCTGGTGCTCCCACGATCAGTGAGTTGTCCGGAAATTCCTTTCCTTCTGTGACTAAGGCGCCGGCACCAACCAAGCAATTTTTGCCGATCTTAGCGCCGTTTAGAACAACTGCTTGAATGCCAATCAGAGAACCGTCGCCAATCTCACAACCATGTAACATGGCTTGATGGCCAACCGTGACGCCCGTGCCAACTTTCAGCGGATAGCCCGGGTCAGTATGCAATATGCAGGCTTCTTGCACATTGCTGTTTTCGCCGATATGGATCAATTCATTGTCGCCACGGATCGTGACGTCAAACCAAATGCTCGCTTTCGCATCGATTTTCACTTTCCCAATGACTTTTGCAGTCTCCGCAATAAAAGCCGATGGATCGATTTCTGGTGCAGTGTCGCCGAGCTGATAAATGGCCATAAATTCTCGTTCAATAATGGGTTTAGCGATTATGTGGTCGATCGGTCCGATCTGTTTTAGATCAAAAAGTCGTGATCAAACGCTTGAAAGCGAAGTGTGAATCGACTTTCGTCGCATACTAGAGCGCATTATTTCGTAAAATAGCGGACTCACATCGCAAACCATCATTTTACCGCTGCTCCATGAATTCCACGAAGTCCCCTAATAAAATTAGCGATTCTACAAATATTAATCAATTGCAAATTGATGCGATGGAGTCAAGCACAAGCAATGGTAAGGAACTTCGGCAGCAAGCCTTACAAGTCTTAGCCGAGCCAAACCCCCAGCGAAAAGCCATTGCCGCAACTGCTTTACGTGAAGCGTGGCAGGCCGGCCGACTTGAGCTCAACTGTGAGGCAGAGCTGCAAGGCATGGCAGGAATTCCGGGACGACCTGAGCGGCCGGAACTGGTGCCGCCTTTGGCAGTCAAAAGACGGGCGATGAACACTCCGGAAGGACGAGCCACTCTTATACACGCCTTAGCCCATATCGAATTTAATGCGATCAATCTCGCCTTAGACGCTATTTGGCGCTTTGCGAATATGCCAGCGCAGTATTACGAAGATTGGCTGCAAGTGGCGCAAGAAGAAGCCTATCACTTTAGTCTGCTCGATGCTCATTTGCAGGCGATGGGGTACCACTATGGTGATTTCCCTGCGCATAATAGTTTATGGGAGTTGGCTGAGAATACCGGCCCCGATGTGTTGTGGCGGATGGCATTAGTTCCTCGAACCATGGAGGCGCGCGGTCTCGATGCAACGCCTGCTCTAAGAGCGAAAATCGCGCAGACTGGAGATCACGCGGCCGCTGAGATTCTCGATATCATTCTGCGGGATGAGATTGGACATGTTGCGATTGGCAATCGGTGGTATGCCTATTTGTGCCAACAACGTAATTTGAATCCCATCACGACCTTCAAAGAGTTAGCGCGACGATTCCGAGCACCCCAATTACGCGCGCCGTTTAATCTGGAAGCGCGGCTCGCCGCTGGTTTCACGGAAACTGAGCTGGAAGCTATGCAAGCGAATTAAGCTAGAAAATGCCCTGTATTATCGATTTGTAGTCAGCCGTGCAGCCTGCATAATGGATCCTGAGTCATTGTGATTGGTTGATTGTTTGATGAGGTGGGGCGGCAGCTATGAAAATGGTACCAATATCAAAAGAGCGATCTGCGCTCGTGCGGGTGGTCCAAGTCTTGGGGTTATATGTCTTGCTGGCGGCTACTGCTTTGAGCTTGAGCTCCTGCGGTCTTTTCGTTAAACCTGTGAAAACGGAGAATCTTGTCGCTGAACGCGTCTTGAAGAAAAAGATTGTGATGACCGGATTTGCAGTCAATATGCCGCTGCAAGTACAGGATCTCGACGACGTGGCGCAAGGCGTGCCACGTGAGTTGTTAGAACGATTGCAGCGTTCTGGTAACTTTCTGGTCCGCCAGTCTAAGAATCTATTGTCTTATGATTTTCAACAAGAGACCCCAAGTGCCCAGTTGGTACGTCAAGTCGCCGCTGAAAATGACGCGCAGTTCGTGATCGCAGGTGAGATTCGCAATGCAGGTGTGCGTACTGATTCCAAGTATTGGGGTTTGTGGGAAACGCGTAAGCGGCAGATAGAAATCGACTTCGCCATTTATGATGGGATTAGTGGCGCCTTCATTTCACGTCATCATCTCTATCGTCCCGCGGAAGATGACGCAAAGGTTGGGCGCGATAAGGCCTTTGGTAGCGTCGCTTTTTATGCGACTAGTTTTGGTAAAGCGCTCGACAGTGTTCTACAAGAGGCGGTGGGGTGGATACGTCAAGATTTAGCACCATACCCGATGATGGCGCGCATTCTCGATATCAAAGGTGACCGCATTGTGCTCGATGCTGGCGTGCAGTCAAATCTTGTGGTCGGCGATCCTGCGCTGGTGGTCGCACAATATGATCAATTGCCGACCTTGGGACTCAGTTCCACACAAGCGAAACCCCTGCAATATGGCATCCCACAAGTCAGCATGGGGATCGCAAAAATCATTCAAGTGCAACATCCCTTCGCCGTCGCTGAGTTACGCGACACTCCTGCGACCGCCGACTTTAAGGTAAAAGTTGGCGATTATGTTCGATTTGATCCTGCCGTATTTATGGCGATGAAATGAGTGCCTCGGCACTAGGTCTAAAATTTTTTAATTTATTTTGGCCTCCCGCACTTTTCTTCCCTCCGAGATTGACGTCGAGTTCCGAGCTATGGACTTTTTCGCACGTCGCAATCTGGCCGTTTATAAATTTCAAAAATTGCATTGAAAGCTCAAGAACCAAGGTCATTTCTTTGGGATTTGAACCGGTTTTTGACATGCCTGAGACAAACATCCGTAATCGAGTATAATAATCGAACGGTCGTTCTATTTATGTCTTTAGGTCAACATTATGAAATCAAGTCGCTCTGAATTCGTCGCTCTGCGTGGGCTCAATATGCATTTCCGTCATTGGGGAAATCCCGATGCGCCTAAGTTGTTCATGGTGCACGGTTGGATGGATGTGGCGGCCTCATTTCAGTTTGTAGTGGATTGCCTAGCGCGTGATTGGCATGTCATCGCACCGGATTGGCGCGGTTTTGGTTTAACCGAGTACCCGAAAGTCGAAAGTTACTGGTTCCCCGACTATGTCGCAGACCTGGATGCCATTCTGGAGCATTTCTCTCCCGATGCGCCGGTGAATTTGGTGGGGCATAGCATGGGCGGAAATATCTCGATGATTTATGCAGGGGTTCGTCCAGAACGGATTGCTAAGTTGGTCAATCTGGAAGGCTTTGGTATGCCGATGACGCAGGCGAAACAAGCGCCAGGCCGTTACCGTAAATGGCTGGAAGAATTGCGCCAAGTACCAACGCTGCGTCCCTACGCCAGTGCTGCGGAAGTGGCCGCTCGTTTGCAAAAGACGAATCCGCGCTTACGCGACGATCGTGCAGCCTATTTGGCTCAACATTGGGCCAAAGAAAATGCGCAAGGGCAGTGGGAATTGTTGGCCGACCCTGCACACAAAAATTCGTCACCTTTGCTCTATCACGTCGATGAAGTGTTGGAATGCTGGCAAAGTATTACCGCGCCAGTGTTGTGGGTAGAAGCGAACGACACTGATATCTGGCGCATGATCGGTGCGAAGGAAGAAGCGCGTGCTGAAATTGATCGCCGCATGAAATTTATACCGCAACTGAAGGCAGAAGTCGTGATGGATGCTGGACATATGCTGCACCATGATCAACCAGAAGTATTGGCGCGTTTGATTGAGGATTTTTTCATTCAAGAATAGAGGCGCTTGCCTTTCAAGTTGCTCATTACTGCGGATTGAGGTGTGGCTCCTAATAGAAGCAGTGGAGCCTGTAAAGTTTGCAAAAAAGAGGCGCGCCTTGCATACTAGGCAGGCCTCTTTTTTTGTACATCAAAACCTTCATTACGCTCATGCCGCGCTTCACTCACTTTTTTTCTCCGAAAAATGTCTTCCTTGGCACGAGAATCTTTGGATTTCTCATCGCCGCTTCTTTAGCGGGCTGTGCCAATATGAGCGCATTCGAATCTGGCTTGCAGCCATTTTCGACGGATGGTTGCAGTCTTTTTCCTGATCGCGCCTACATTACGAGAGCCGATTGGTGTAGTTGCTGTTTAGTGCACGATCTCGCCTACTGGCGAGGTGGAACAGAGCAAGAACGAATGGCTGCAGATCTTGCCCTGAAAGATTGTGTGCAAAAGTCCACGAAAAACCCTGTGCTGGCGAATTTGATGTTTGATGGAGTTCGCCTGGGCGGCGGCCCGTACTTCTTTACCAGCTACCGCTGGGCTTATGGCTGGAAAGTGGGGAGGGCCTATGCACCACTGAATGCCGACGAAAAAGCGCAAGCTGATCGCCTCGAGTCAATCTATCGCGCCAGTAACCCCGAACTCAAATGCCAACAGCAAGCCAACGCAGGTGCTACTGGGTGTTGAATCGCTTTGTCTGATATTAGGCTTCTCAAACCTCAAGCATCAAACTTTAAACCCACACCTCAAATCTTAAGTCGGCACGTCTTAGCGTCATAAAACAGCATTTTTTCGAAATACTTTCATTCTTTTGGAACTTTTTGATTCCGCCATTGGAATACAAAAAGTTAGCTTGCCTTGGTGCTTCCAAGAAATCTAATCGCAAGCGCTTTTTCGGTAAATACAGGCGTAGTTCATAGAGAGATTAGTAGGGAATGGTCGAGGTAGTAAGCGATACACAATTGTGGAGACAGATGCAGCAAGGTGATGCCGCCGCCTTTGCGGCCTTGTATCGTCGTCACCAAGCGGCTTTGTATCGCTATGCCTTATTGCGTACTGGCTCGGAATCTGCAGCGGCGGATTTAGTGCAAGAAGTTTTTATGGGATTGATGCAAAATCAATATCGCTTTGATCCCTTATTAGGAAGCCTGCAATTCTTTTTGTTTGGCGTGATCCGTAATTTAGCCTTGAAGCACGACGCCAGCCAACGCCGGTTTGGGGTGCCACCTATTCGATCTAGTGGCGGTGACGAAGAGGATGAAGAATGCGAGGAGGTGATGTGTGAAAGTCCCACACCCTTGCAACGACTTCTACACAATGAAATGGCGGAGGATTTACGTGCGGCCATTGCTAGCCTCTCAGCCCACTATCGTGATGTCCTGATTTTGTTTGAGATGGAAGAATTGACTTACTTGGAAATTGCGGAAATTTGTCAAATTAATGTAGGTACCGTTCGCTCGAGACTATCACGAGCACGGCAAGCCTTGGCCGAGCGTTTGCAAGCATGGCAAGGCGAACATGCTAAATCAGCCTAGGATTCATTCGGATCAGAGAAATTGGATCAGAAAAATATGCACAATTTGATGATGAGTATTTTGATGATTGATTATCGGATGATCGAAGTGCGTCGAAGAGAAAGTAATTAGTCAGAAAGTGACATGTATGCAGTACCCCGAAGAACACAATAGTGAATTGAAACCGACCACACCAGAGGAGGTGGATGCGATTTTGCGTCCTTGGATTGGAGTGTTGCGGCAAGAGATGCAAACGCAAACGATGCCATCACAGGTGGAATTGGCACTGATGGCCAAATTTAAAGCGCAGCATCGTCCAGCGCCATGGTACCAACGGATTGGTGAGATGTATTGGCAATGGGCGAGTGGCATTGCGGTCGCCATTTTGACCTTGAGTGTAACGATTCAAACCTCGCGTCTGGATCAGGATTGGTCGCCCTCGGCTTCCCCAATTGCCTT encodes the following:
- a CDS encoding ABC transporter permease produces the protein MFLFRLLLKNAFRHRLRTILTMVGLVVAICAFGLLRTIIDAWYAGVEGTSSVRLVTRNSISLTFPLPLNYAERLRNVEGVTGVSWSNWFGGVYITERNFFPQFAVEPASYLALYPEYILSDEEKKAFILDRQGCIVGRKLAEQYGWKIGDQIPLRGTIYPGTWTFTLRGIWDGADAKTDESQMLFHWQYLTETTKKRLKRSTDFVGVYIVRINEPDNAPLISERIDQQFKNSLAETLTETEKAFQLGFVSMSEAILVAVNAVSYVIIIIIMAVMANTMSMTARERLAEYATLKALGFSPSFVVKLLFGESLVIALIGGGAGMLLTLPIAAGFAKAVGTLFPVFVVSETTMALQVLACLVVGVVAAAWPAWKMSRIDIVNGLMHVA
- a CDS encoding ABC transporter ATP-binding protein is translated as MSTSTASLSGNEHDVPVIRIRNLSKTYFRGGQAINVLSDVNLEIAHAEFLSLMGPSGSGKSTLLNLVAGIDKPSGGEIEIGGINIARLNEAQLADWRASNVGFIFQFYNLMPVLTAFENVELPLLLTNLSRSQRKAHVQAALEMVKLTDRMDHYPNELSGGQQQRVAIARALVTDPTLIVADEPTGDLDRHTAEEVLDLLDQLQRDLGKTIIMVTHDPKAAARAGRMVHLEKGVLVDEDAKVMPADHL
- a CDS encoding efflux RND transporter periplasmic adaptor subunit — its product is MTNTSANSPKLQQLKIDRQAPQFQKKKNWLLFAAPIAVILIAGAIALKPRKSEVQSTSVVTSYPSQQYAQLTASGYVVAQRRAAVASKATGRLIWLNVREGSHVKQGEVIAKLDASDVQAAIASVQASVKQAEAGVAQANIELVNAEADLKRAQGLQAQGFISPQAMDTAQKRVNAAKAAMVSAQASVAVAKSQMKVQQVNQDFTEIRAPFDGVVLVKNANIGDIITPFSSAAGAQGAVVTMADMSTLEVEADVSESNLAKAKIGMPVEITLDALPDSRFRGTVAGIVPTVDRAKATVMTKIRFEKLDPRILPEMSAKVTILSQAATDADQKAVLTVNPKAIVERQGKKVVFRMKDDSVEILNITPGRKIGENIEITGELKSGDKLVLNPDAKLEAGTKITVVSK
- a CDS encoding substrate-binding periplasmic protein; amino-acid sequence: MGFSSTSWSATLEVEHECGQIRVGLLEIGALFYRLPDGRFSGIDQDILEALALRTNCQFKPRVESQARIWSQIREASLDMSMSGIKTIEREEWATSVPYFSTRNYALISTSLSAQEQTAAGFLANKNLKMAVIKGFQHGRQYNDFVTNLRHQNRIYEVADFASLIKLLQVKRVHGILIIPTSYIDLSRQKQLPESTVLRDWYPNDAFVAGLYISKRTISPKSVQMLQTALNGMQADGTLERIFARYVGDKLAKEMLLDPNQLKSLGQ
- the hslO gene encoding Hsp33 family molecular chaperone HslO gives rise to the protein MKDQLQKFMFEHAGVRGELVELPNTWREILSYQQYPKAVQSILGELLAAATLLSANLKFNGTMIMQIHGDGPVRLLVVECDASLNLRATAKLAPDAVIADDASLTELVHSHGQGRFVITLDPNDKLPGQQAYQGIVPLDGESVATIIENYMMRSEQLDTKLWLAADDQVARGLLLQKLPKHGGTEASVEDETEAWNRAAMLGGTLKQEELLSTDIQTLMTRLFWEETLRVFDPVFPAFHCNCNREKVGNMLKMLGREEVDAAVAELNTLSINCDFCGKLYAFDQVDCAQLFATDSLSDGTSEANQVKH
- a CDS encoding gamma carbonic anhydrase family protein, which codes for MAIYQLGDTAPEIDPSAFIAETAKVIGKVKIDAKASIWFDVTIRGDNELIHIGENSNVQEACILHTDPGYPLKVGTGVTVGHQAMLHGCEIGDGSLIGIQAVVLNGAKIGKNCLVGAGALVTEGKEFPDNSLIVGAPAKVVRELTPEALAGIKANAANYVQRGQDFKTKLKRIG
- a CDS encoding ferritin-like domain-containing protein, which codes for MESSTSNGKELRQQALQVLAEPNPQRKAIAATALREAWQAGRLELNCEAELQGMAGIPGRPERPELVPPLAVKRRAMNTPEGRATLIHALAHIEFNAINLALDAIWRFANMPAQYYEDWLQVAQEEAYHFSLLDAHLQAMGYHYGDFPAHNSLWELAENTGPDVLWRMALVPRTMEARGLDATPALRAKIAQTGDHAAAEILDIILRDEIGHVAIGNRWYAYLCQQRNLNPITTFKELARRFRAPQLRAPFNLEARLAAGFTETELEAMQAN
- a CDS encoding flagella assembly protein FlgT middle domain-containing protein; translation: MKMVPISKERSALVRVVQVLGLYVLLAATALSLSSCGLFVKPVKTENLVAERVLKKKIVMTGFAVNMPLQVQDLDDVAQGVPRELLERLQRSGNFLVRQSKNLLSYDFQQETPSAQLVRQVAAENDAQFVIAGEIRNAGVRTDSKYWGLWETRKRQIEIDFAIYDGISGAFISRHHLYRPAEDDAKVGRDKAFGSVAFYATSFGKALDSVLQEAVGWIRQDLAPYPMMARILDIKGDRIVLDAGVQSNLVVGDPALVVAQYDQLPTLGLSSTQAKPLQYGIPQVSMGIAKIIQVQHPFAVAELRDTPATADFKVKVGDYVRFDPAVFMAMK
- a CDS encoding alpha/beta fold hydrolase, whose protein sequence is MKSSRSEFVALRGLNMHFRHWGNPDAPKLFMVHGWMDVAASFQFVVDCLARDWHVIAPDWRGFGLTEYPKVESYWFPDYVADLDAILEHFSPDAPVNLVGHSMGGNISMIYAGVRPERIAKLVNLEGFGMPMTQAKQAPGRYRKWLEELRQVPTLRPYASAAEVAARLQKTNPRLRDDRAAYLAQHWAKENAQGQWELLADPAHKNSSPLLYHVDEVLECWQSITAPVLWVEANDTDIWRMIGAKEEARAEIDRRMKFIPQLKAEVVMDAGHMLHHDQPEVLARLIEDFFIQE
- a CDS encoding RNA polymerase sigma factor, with translation MQQGDAAAFAALYRRHQAALYRYALLRTGSESAAADLVQEVFMGLMQNQYRFDPLLGSLQFFLFGVIRNLALKHDASQRRFGVPPIRSSGGDEEDEECEEVMCESPTPLQRLLHNEMAEDLRAAIASLSAHYRDVLILFEMEELTYLEIAEICQINVGTVRSRLSRARQALAERLQAWQGEHAKSA